ACATAAAAACCCGCTTTGAAGCGGGTTTTATATACGTGTTAAATATGTTTTGTTAATCATTGATAAACTCTTCACCTAAATTAAATGTAAGTGAAAAACGAAGCGTATTCTCCAATGGGTTCCTTACTTGCGATGTTGAAAACAAGTAGGATAAATCTATTTGTGCAGCTTTAAATTTAAAGCCCGCTCCAAGTGCAAAAAACTTTCTGGAACCTTTCTCCTCGCTTTCATTAAAATAGCCGGTTCTTAACATAAATGCGTTCTGATAGGAATATTCAGCTCCAAGGGCCCAGGTGAATTCCTTCAGTTCTTCACTGAATCCGTCAGGGGCGTCGCCAAATGAGCCAAAAATACCACTAAAGCCACTTTCATTTTGGTAGATATCGTTATCCTCGGAATCAATATCGCCGTCCCCATCAAAATCCTGGGGCGTAGGAACTAATAATTTGCTGAATTCTGAAGTAAGCCCGATAACATTGTCCTGGTCTAGAATAAAATCAAATCCGAGACCAAATCTTAAATTGCTCGGCAAAAAGTTTTCTTGTCCACCTTCATCATATTGAATTTTTCCGCCAATATTGGAAATATTGAATCCCGCTCTCCAGCGTCCATCAAAATTGTCATAGGCCACCTCCCTTGATCGGTAGTACCCGGCTACATCAACGGCAAACGAACTAGCTGCTTGAGAGTCCGTGCTTGCATCTTGAAATTTCAAATTTGAACTAATAAACCTACCGGCTACGGCCATGGAAAAAGTTGGACTCAATTTTAAGGAGTACGATCCGTCTAAGGCAAACTCGTTTGGTTTTACCAGCGTTCCTATATCAGAAGCAGTTTGTCGTAACTCTATTTCACCTAAAGTAAAATAACGTAGACTAACGGCAAAAGCACTGTTCTCGTTTATTTTGTTGTAATAATTTCCGCTTAAGAGTCCTATGTCAGCAATGACACTTTCCAAATAAGGAGTGTAACTTAGACCTATGCCCATTTTGCGCTCCGCAAAGGCAAATTTGGCCGGGTTCCACTGCTGGGAAAATGCATCGGCGGATGTTGCGACGCCCATATCGCCCATACCCGCCGCACGAGCGTCGGCAGCAATAGTCAAGAATGGAACTGCAGTAGTAATAACGCGTTGCTCATCCTGAGCGCCTAACTTAACCACGGCACACAGCACAGAAAGAATCAATAATTTTTTCATTATGTGTAAGATTGGATTTAGGAAAATATCAACCATATTGTACTTGTAAACGCCCTTTTAAGGATTATCTTATGTTAAGATGAAGATATTTTTAGATTTTTCTATCTCCATAAGTCCTTATATAAACGAGCACATATCAATTTTGGATAGAAATACAACAAATAACGCGCCTCTTCAAAAAAAGTAAATCCTATACCATACTATAATGGTTTTTGTGGCGTTATGACTGATAGTGATACCTTTTTCAGGTAGTTAAAAGTGATGAACATTAAATTTATTTTAACGGATAAAATAATCTATTGAAAACATCGTTCTAATCACCGGAAAGTGTAAAAAAATATAAATCCAATTCTTATAGCTATTAAATAAGAAGATAGTTGTTTACAAAGATTGAACTCAAGTCCTAATTATGAAAAAACAGTTTATTAAAGTTGTACTCTCATTAACCGTTATAGCGGGAGGTTTCACAGTTACCAGCTGTAAGAAATCTTCATCTTCAAAGAACGTTTCCAGAGCTACAGGTTGGAAAATAAATGCGAAGGAAGGTGGCTTTCAATACAATACTGATTTTAAGGAACAGGAGACTGCACCTGGATTGGTATTCGTAGAAGGTGGAACATTCACCAAAGGAAAAGTACAGGATGATGTAATGCATG
This sequence is a window from Maribacter aestuarii. Protein-coding genes within it:
- the porV gene encoding type IX secretion system outer membrane channel protein PorV — protein: MKKLLILSVLCAVVKLGAQDEQRVITTAVPFLTIAADARAAGMGDMGVATSADAFSQQWNPAKFAFAERKMGIGLSYTPYLESVIADIGLLSGNYYNKINENSAFAVSLRYFTLGEIELRQTASDIGTLVKPNEFALDGSYSLKLSPTFSMAVAGRFISSNLKFQDASTDSQAASSFAVDVAGYYRSREVAYDNFDGRWRAGFNISNIGGKIQYDEGGQENFLPSNLRFGLGFDFILDQDNVIGLTSEFSKLLVPTPQDFDGDGDIDSEDNDIYQNESGFSGIFGSFGDAPDGFSEELKEFTWALGAEYSYQNAFMLRTGYFNESEEKGSRKFFALGAGFKFKAAQIDLSYLFSTSQVRNPLENTLRFSLTFNLGEEFIND